The Primulina eburnea isolate SZY01 chromosome 8, ASM2296580v1, whole genome shotgun sequence genome contains a region encoding:
- the LOC140838472 gene encoding LOW QUALITY PROTEIN: histone-lysine N-methyltransferase ATXR3-like (The sequence of the model RefSeq protein was modified relative to this genomic sequence to represent the inferred CDS: inserted 4 bases in 2 codons; deleted 3 bases in 3 codons) gives MGDGGVACVASQHVMEKFTICGSKTNGKPKPSSSSKSSVKLAKVKQKMKPKKDGGELSVKNICSSRKEGAEKNCIGEVIDDINKEEVEEGELGTLPIVNGEFLPERPGRRYDIKSEIEKGEFLPGRWRKNEGELERNELRSSKDELEKGEFVSDRWCRGDGGNRGDEYGYSKARRYDVTKEKGWKFDRDWTLPSAKERGWKFDRDNEWNLPVREKSWKVDREWSPPSREKGWKGDREREWTPPSSSKYTSEKEFSRSGGSGQHSRKFSSKMETEKTPKTCSKIVGEDVSLKNEHFHGKNHAKNYSLSNRTKRHGTDSDTNDRKHRVDYDDYSSSKSRKLSDDGIRSAMLGDHYSGRFVDKPYKYSTSSSRSIPSERFSSRHLESSRTVKDRQNSSPHHSERSPRDWARHHDHRGRSPVLRGRSPYERNHQYARSRSPNDQGSHNDGRYRSPSYVDRSPHDQGHNRNGRDLTPTLLDLSPFGRGKFQREANRKVGVNEKQSSHYGSKGKEASKGQEPNKDSGKTESQKTAKESFDKGNASGENGFIDKSDCHPRLAQIPTFKSIELSQENRVMEEPTSMEEDMDICNTPPHVPVVANSVAGNWYYLDLFGVERGPSKLSDLKTLVGEGYLVSDHFIKHSDSDRWTSIENAASPLVTVNLSSVIPDTVTQLVNPPEAPGNLLTDNRNVVSDYLGDEEDISPASQHTDYLYIDERVGALLEGFTLIPGKELEIVGEVLQMEGEHSEWMKWRKMEGFNGQQLHMGETCEDGGFNGFSTVSEIAPKDTAESEPTTLVFSDKDITLASNGCFSGQWSCTGGDWKRNDEAIQDRTWRRKLILNDGYPLCQMSKSGCEDPRWQQKDELYCPSQSTRLDLPYWAFTSPDDLNDPNNPSRSGQTKSAVVKAVKGTTLPVIRINACVVKDNGSFVPEPRVKXRGNERHSSRPSRLCSTTGDTKRSSEDGHLRNTHEQDSRKSCTTLIIPKDRLRKVDELQLHLGDWYYLDGAGHEQGPLPFSELQVLVDQGVIQKHSSVFRKNDKIWVPVTFFSEASESSGVTEHATPPAGAIGDLPCKNQRNSSRFHDLHPQFIGYSRGKLHELVMKSYRSREFTAAINEALDPWINARQPKKEIEKQIYHSDHVRACKRARIDGIEEEFEMEEDLFAFRKDAFAFDDLCAGATFMKGDESDSXALIGSWALLDGHVLARVFHFLRSDIKSLIYVALTCKHWRSVVKFYRDISKQVDFWAIASKCTDSMVLNIMNDYKKDRITSLLLRGCTGISSGMLEELLRSFPSVSAIDIRGCTQLEDLVCKFPNINWAKNQGRQLKTRSLSQLADKGSSTSYQADDSSGLKEYLESSDKRDSANQLFRHSLYKRSKLFDARKSSSILSRDAQLRRLAMKTAGNGYKRMEEFIATSLRDIMKDNTFEFFDSKVAEIEEKMKNGHYANRGLNSIKDDIGRMCRDAIKNKSHVDARDVNRVVTLFIQLVTTLEKGSKSAYERERIMKSWKDDSHTGISSASSKYKKNLNKLSERKYPNKSNGSAFVNGISDSGDYASDRELRKRLSKLNKKSLDSGSETSDDSDKSSHGFMTDSESTASDTESDLEFQSEGAIGESRGDAYVNADDGLDSLAEDREWGARMTKSSLVPPVTRKYEVIDHYVIVADEEEVRRKMQVSLPEDYADKLNSQRNGTEDSDMEIPEVKEYKPRKSLGDEVLEQEVYGIDPYTHNLLLDSMPDEPDWSLLDKHLFIEDVLLVILNKRVRSFTGSGNTPMVYPLKPVFVEILETAEANHDTRTIRLCELILKSIDSRPEDNYVAYRKGLGVVCNKEGGFGEDDFVVEFLGEVYPTWKWYEKQDGIRSLQKKNKDPAPEFYNIYLERPKGDADGYDLVVVDAMHKANYASRICHSCKPNCQAKVTAVDGQYQIGIYSVRPIAYGEEITFDYNSVTESKEEYEVSVCLCGNQVCRGSYLNLTGEGAFQKVLKEYHGLLDRHRLMLEACELSSVSEEDYIDLGKAGLGSCLLGGLPDWLIAYSARLVRFINFERTKLPHEILRHNIEEKKKYFADIRMEVEKSDAEIQAEGVYNQRLQNLALTIDKVRYVMRCVFGDPKKAPPPLERLSPESAISYIWKGEGSFVEELIQSMSPHLDDVSLRDMKAKIRAHDPSGSDDIRMELRESLLWLRDEVRNLACTYKSRHDAVADLIHLYANTKSLFRIKEYKTVTSPPVYITPLDLGPKYADKLGSDIHKYCKTYSETYCLGQLLFWYNQDAEPDALLAKSSRGCLSLPDVGSFYAKAQKPSRQRVYGPRTLKFMLTRMEKQPQRAWPKDRIWSFNTPVKVFGSPMLDAVLHDAPLDKEMVYWLKHRPSIFQAMWDR, from the exons ATGGGCGATGGCGGCGTTGCATGCGTGGCTTCACAGCATGTTATGGAAAAATTTACGATTTGCGGTAGCAAGACTAACGGCAAGCCAAAGCCCAGTTCCTCTTCTAAGTCTTCAGTCAAGTTGGCGAAAGTGAAACAAAAAATGAAGCCGAAAAAGGACGGAGGTGAATTGAGTGTGAAAAATATTTGCAGCTCGAGGAAGGAAGGTGCCGAGAAGAATTGCATTGGCGAGGTTATTGATGACATTAATAAAGAGGAAGTGGAGGAAGGTGAATTGGGCACTTTGCCCATTGTGAACGGAGAGTTTTTGCCTGAAAGACCCGGCAGGAGGTATGATATAAAGAGTGAGATTGAGAAAGGTGAATTTCTTCCTGGTAGATGGCGAAAGAATGAAGGTGAACTGGAGAGAAACGAATTGAGATCATCCAAAGACGAATTGGAGAAAGGTGAGTTTGTTTCTGATAGATGGTGCAGAGGTGATGGTGGGAACAGGGGTGATGAATATGGCTACTCAAAGGCTCGAAGGTATGATGTCACGAAGGAAAAGGGTTGGAAATTTGACCGGGACTGGACATTACCATCTGCAAAGGAAAGGGGTTGGAAGTTTGATCGTGACAACGAGTGGAATCTACCTGTTAGAGAGAAAAGTTGGAAAGTTGATCGCGAGTGGTCACCGCCTTCTAGAGAGAAGGGTTGGAAGGGTGATCGGGAGCGTGAGTGGACGCCACCTTCCTCAAGTAAGTACACCAGTGAGAAAGAATTCAGCCGAAGTGGTGGCAGTGGTCAGCATTCAAGGAAGTTCTCTTCCAAAATGGAAACAGAGAAAACTCCAAAGACCTGCTCCAAAATAGTCGGAGAGGATGTTTCTTTGAAAAATGAGCATTTCCATGGTAAAAACCATGCCAAAAACTACTCTCTCAGTAACCGCACAAAACGACATGGAACTGATTCAGATACGAATGACAGAAAACATCGTGTTGACTATGATGACTACTCTAGTTCAAAAAGCCGGAAGCTTTCTGATGATGGCATCCGCTCTGCTATGTTGGGAGATCACTACTCAGGTAGGTTTGTTGACAAGCCTTACAAATATTCTACATCTTCTTCACGAAGCATTCCTTCCGAAAGGTTCTCTTCCAGGCATTTGGAGTCATCTAGAACAGTTAAGGATAGGCAAAATAGCAGTCCACATCATTCTGAGCGGTCCCCACGCGACTGGGCCCGTCACCATGATCACCGTGGTCGCAGCCCAGTTCTCCGTGGGAGGTCTCCTTATGAAAGGAATCATCAGTATGCTCGAAGTAGGTCTCCAAATGATCAGGGCAGTCATAATGATGGCAGATACCGAAGTCCTAGCTATGTGGACAGGTCTCCTCATGACCAAGGTCACAACCGGAACGGAAGGGATCTAACTCCAACTTTGTTGGACCTGTCACCATTTGGTCGAGGTAAGTTCCAGCGGGAAGCTAATCGAAAAGTGGGAGTCAACGAGAAACAATCAAGTCATTATGGAAGCAAAGGGAAAGAAGCTAGTAAGGGCCAAGAACCAAATAAGGATTCTGGTAAAACAGAATCTCAAAAAACAGCGAAAGAGTCATTTGACAAAGGAAATGCTAGTGGTGAGAATGGCTTTATTGATAAAAGTGACTGTCATCCACGTCTTGCTCAAATTCCTACATTTAAAAGCATAGAATTGTCTCAGGAAAATAGAGTTATGGAGGAGCCAACATCCATGGAAGAAGACATGGACATCTGCAACACTCCTCCACATGTCCCTGTAGTGGCTAATTCTGTTGCAGGAAATTGGTACTATTTGGATCTCTTTGGTGTGGAACGCGGGCCTTCGAAATTATCCGATCTGAAGACTCTTGTTGGGGAAGGTTATCTTGTATCAGATCATTTTATTAAGCATTCAGACAGTGACAGGTGGACAAGCATCGAAAATGCAGCTTCTCCATTGGTTACTGTGAACTTGTCTTCAGTTATTCCGGATACAGTTACTCAACTTGTGAATCCTCCTGAGGCTCCCGGTAATCTGTTGACAGATAATAGAAACGTGGTATCTGATTATCTTGGTGATGAGGAAGACATATCTCCTGCATCCCAGCATACAGATTATCTTTACATAGATGAAAGAGTTGGTGCACTCTTAGAGGGTTTCACATTAATCCCTGGAAAGGAGCTTGAGATAGTTGGGG AAGTGTTGCAAATGGAAGGTGAGCACAGTGAGTGGATGAAATGGCGGAAAATGGAAG GTTTTAATGGGCAACAACTGCATATGGGTGAAACTTGTGAGGATGGAGGTTTCAATGGTTTCTctactgtttctgaaattgcaccTAAAGACACTGCAGAATCAGAGCCCACCacacttgtgttttctgataaGGATATTACTCTTGCTTCTAATGGATGCTTTTCTGGACAATGGTCATGCACGGGTGGTGATTGGAAGAGGAACGATGAAGCTATTCAGGATAGAACTTGGAGGAGGAAGCTTATCCTCAATGATGGTTATCCATTATGTCAGATGTCCAAGTCTGGCTGTGAAGACCCTCGGTGGCAGCAGAAAGATGAGTTGTACTGTCCTTCCCAGAGCACAAGGCTTGATCTGCCATATTGGGCTTTTACATCACCAGATGATTTGAATGACCCCAACAATCCAAGCAGATCA GGCCAGACTAAATCTGCCGTTGTCAAGGCGGTGAAAGGAACAACGCTTCCAGTGATCAGGATAAATGCATGTGTGGTGAAGGACAATGGTTCGTTCGTGCCTGAACCACGTGTAAA TAGAGGAAATGAAAGACATTCGTCAAGACCTTCAAGGTTATGTTCAACAACTGGTGATACCAAGAGATCATCAGAAGATGGTCACTTAAGAAACACTCATGAACAAGATTCTCGGAAGAGCTGTACAACCTTGATTATACCAAAGGACCGTCTTCGCAAAGTTGATGAGTTACAGTTGCATTTAGGTGATTGGTACTATCTTGATGGTGCTGGGCATGAACAAGGCCCCCTACCATTTTCAGAGTTGCAAGTATTGGTAGATCAAGGTGTTATCCAGAAGCATAGCAGCGTTTTTAGAAAAAACGATAAAATTTGGGTCCCAGTTACCTTTTTTTCGGAAGCCTCTGAGTCATCTGGGGTTACTGAGCATGCTACTCCTCCTGCAGGAGCAATAGGTGATCTACCTTGTAAAAACCAGCGAAATTCAAGTAGATTTCATGATTTGCATCCACAATTTATTGGATATAGTCGAGGCAAGCTTCACGAATTGGTGATGAAGTCCTACAGGAGTAGGGAGTTTACTGCTGCTATAAATGAAGCCCTCGATCCTTGGATCAATGCGAGGCAACCAAAGAAGGAGATTGAAAAACAGATTTATCATTCAG ATCATGTTCGCGCTTGCAAAAGAGCTAGGATTGATGGGATTGAAGAGGAGTTTGAGATGGAAGAGGATCTGTTTGCTTTTAGGAAGGATGCATTTGCATTTGATGATTTATGTGCTGGTGCTACTTTTATGAAAGGAGATGAATCAGATTC TGCTTTGATAGGCAGTTGGGCTCTCCTTGATGGTCATGTTCTAGCACGAGTGTTTCATTTTCTTAGATCCGATATTAAGTCGCTTATTTATGTTGCCTTGACATGTAAGCACTGGCGATCAGTGGTAAAGTTTTACAGAGATATCTCTAAGCAGGTTGACTTTTGGGCCATTGCCTCTAAATGCACCGACTCCATGGTCTTGAATATAATG AATGATTACAAGAAAGATAGGATAACTTCCTTACTTCTGCGTGGGTGTACTGGCATTAGTTCTGGGATGCTGGAGGAACTTCTTCGGTCATTTCCTTCTGTGTCAGCTATAGATATTCGAGGTTGCACCCAGTTAGAAGACTTGGTTTGCAAGTTTCCTAATATCAATTGGGCCAAGAATCAGGGTCGCCAATTGAAGACCAGAAGTCTTAGTCAGTTAGCTGATAAGGGTTCATCAACTTCGTATCAGGCGGATGATTCTTCTGGACTGAAAGAATATTTAGAAAGTTCGGATAAGAGGGACTCAGCAAATCAGTTGTTCAGGCATAGCTTGTATAAACGATCCAAACTCTTTGATGCTAGAAAATCTTCATCCATCCTCTCTAGGGATGCACAGTTGAGGCGTCTGGCGATGAAGACAGCTGGAAATGGGTATAAGAGGATGGAAGAATTTATTGCTACAAGCCTACGAGATATCATGAAAGATAACACCTTCGAGTTTTTTGATTCTAAG GTTGCCGAGATtgaagaaaaaatgaaaaatgggCATTATGCCAACCGTGGCTTGAACTCCATCAAAGATGATATCGGCCGTATGTGTCGGGATGCAATCAA AAACAAAAGCCATGTTGATGCTAGAGACGTGAATCGCGTTGTTACATTATTTATTCAACTAGTTACAACTTTGGAAAAAGGTTCGAAGTCAGCTTATGAGCGTGAACGGATTATGAAGTCATGGAAAGATGATTCACATACTGGCATTTCATCTGCTTCCTCAAAATATAAGAAGAATCTGAATAAACTTTCGGAAAGAAAATACCCGAATAAGAGCAATGGGAGTGCATTTGTCAATGGAATTTCTGATTCTGGAGATTATGCATCTGATCGAGAACTCCGAAAGAGATTATCTAAACTGAACAAAAAATCTTTAGACTCA GGTAGTGAAACATCCGATGACTCTGACAAATCTTCTCATGGGTTTATGACAGACAGTGAGAGTACAGCGTCGGACACAGAAAGTGACTTGGAGTTTCAGTCAGAAGGTGCAATTGGGGAGTCAAGGGGGGATGCATATGTTAATGCTGATGATGGGTTGGATTCATTGGCCGAAGACCGTGAATGGGGTGCTCGCATGACTAAATCAAGCCTTGTTCCCCCTGTTACCAGAAAGTATGAAGTTATTGATCACTATGTGATTGTTGCAGATGAGGAAGAAGTGCGAAGAAAAATGCAAGTTTCTTTGCCTGAGGATTATGCTGATAAGCTAAATTCACAAAGAAATGGTACCGAGGATTCGGACATGGAAATTCCTGAAGTGAAGGAATACAAACCCCGAAAATCCCTGGGAGATGAGGTGTTAGAACAAGAAGTTTATGGCATAGATCCCTACACTCATAATCTTCTTCTCGATTCCATGCCAGATGAACCAGATTGGTCTCTTCTTGATAAGCACTTATTCATCGAGGATGTGCTCCTTGTTATTCTCAATAAGCGAGTCAGAAGCTTCACTGGTTCTGGAAACACTCCTATGGTTTATCCTTTGAAACCTGTATTTGTAGAGATATTAGAAACTGCAGAGGCAAACCATGACACGAGAACCATTCGGCTCTGTGAGCTTATCTTGAAATCTATTGACAGTCGACCTGAAGATAATTATGTTGCGTATAGAAAG GGGCTCGGTGTTGTATGCAACAAAGAAGGTGGTTTTGGTGAAGATGATTTTGTTGTTGAATTTCTTGGAGAG GTTTATCCCACTTGGAAATGGTACGAGAAACAAGATGGTATCCGCTCCTtgcaaaagaaaaataaagatcCAGCACCAGAGTTCTACAACATATATCTTGAGAGGCCTAAG GGTGATGCTGACGGTTATGATTTAGTAGTTGTCGATGCGATGCACAAAGCAAACTATGCGAGTCGGATTTGTCATTCTTGTAAACCCAATTGTCAGGCCAA GGTAACTGCTGTTGATGGTCAATACCAGATTGGAATATATTCTGTAAGACCAATCGCTTATGGTGAAGAGATAACCTTCGATTATAATTCTGTTACAGAG AGTAAGGAAGAGTATGAAGTCTCTGTCTGTTTGTGCGGCAACCAGGTTTGTCGTGGGAGTTATCTAAATTTAACAGGAGAAGGAGCTTTCCAGAAG GTACTAAAAGAGTACCATGGGTTACTCGATAGACACCGCTTGATGTTAGAAGCTTGTGAACTAAGTTCAGTATCTGAAGAAGACTATATTGACTTGGGTAAAGCTGGATTAGGAAGTTGTCTGCTTGGTGGGTTACCTGATTGGTTGATTGCATACTCGGCACGTCTT GTAAGGTTCATTAATTTTGAGAGGACGAAACTTCCTCACGAGATTCTTAGACATAATATAGAGGAAAAAAAGAAATACTTTGCTGATATACGGATGGAGGTCGAGAAAAGCGATGCTGAAATTCAG GCAGAAGGTGTATACAATCAGAGGCTTCAGAATTTGGCTCTTACTATTGATAAG GTGAGATATGTAATGAGATGTGTTTTCGGTGACCCAAAGAAGGCCCCGCCACCCCTGGAGAGGCTTAGCCCTGAATCAGCTATTTCTTATATCTGGAAAGGTGAGGGTTCATTTGTGGAGGAACTTATCCAGAGCATGTCTCCTCATTTGGATGATGTTTCATTGAGAGACATGAAGGCCAAGATTCGTGCCCACGATCCTTCTGGTTCTGACGACATCAGAATGGAGCTTAGGGAGTCTTTATTATG GTTGAGGGATGAAGTTCGGAACCTTGCTTGTACTTATAAAAGTCGGCATGATGCTGTTGCTGACTTGATCCACTTATATGCTAACACAAAATCACTTTTCAGAATAAAA GAATACAAGACTGTAACTTCTCCACCTGTTTACATTACTCCACTCGACCTTGGTCCCAAGTATGCAGATAAGTTGGGGTCAGACATTCACAAATATTGCAAGACATATAGTGAAACATATTGTTTAGGACAACTGTTATTTTGGTACAACCAAGATGCTGAACCAGACGCTCTTCTAGCAAAATCTAGCAGGGGTTGTTTGTCTTTGCCTGATGTGGGTTCCTTCTATGCTAAAGCTCAGAAGCCATCACGCCAACGAGTTTATGGTCCAAGGACACTGAAATTTATGCTTACTCGGATG GAGAAGCAGCCACAGAGAGCC TGGCCGAAGGACAGAATATGGTCATTCAACACCCCTGTTAAAGTTTTCGGCAGTCCTATGTTGGATGCCGTTTTACACGATGCTCCATTGGACAAAGAGATGGTATATTGGTTGAAGCACAGACCTTCGATCTTCCAGGCCATGTGGGATCGATGA